A window of the Cannabis sativa cultivar Pink pepper isolate KNU-18-1 chromosome X, ASM2916894v1, whole genome shotgun sequence genome harbors these coding sequences:
- the LOC115710330 gene encoding eukaryotic translation initiation factor 4G — protein MMNKTKKYEVGKGKEEEEAKQKKFKVILNKLTPQNFEKLFEQVKSVNIDNAGTLRGLVAQIFDKVLMEPTFCEMYANFCFHLHGELPDFSEGDKKITFRRLLINKCQEEFERGEREQEEANKADEEGEENLSEEERAEKRIKTRRRKLGNIRLIGELYKKKMLTERIMHECIKKLLGQQETPDEEDLEALCVLMSTIGEIIDHQKCKELMDAYFDWMKTLSNNTKLSSMVRFMLKDAIDLRNNKWQPRSRVEVAKIRDEEEGAKQRHLRAILNKLTPTKFSKLFKQVIHVDMDNAKTLLGLVGQILDRAPVEPIFCELYANFCYRLSLELPHFSQENENISFKRLLAIKCQKEFEKGERVREEVNMDDDEEREVKQSKEEREENVIKAKRRMLGHVKFVGELYKKNMLTERVMHHCIRKLLHQHRTPHEESLEALCLLISTIGEIIDHPKSKTYIDEYLEKMETLSNNIELPFRIRFMLKDIIDLRKNKWQQRRSVEGPKEIHYRKAKSFSPSSQLGSQNVHLDVGKPFEAMTLSAPLTQRPLWGDASRVETSRGSLSPSFSLLTDRNSPRKDLIPRMWLEELQEKTKAAIKEFYSARDVEEVTQCIKELNSPSFHPTMVFIWITDSFEEKGMERDLLAKLLVTLTMSHGDTLSRSHLIKGLEFVLATLEDTIIDDPKAPEYLGQILAKMIMANVVSLGEIGQLIHKGGEKPGSLVNTGIAADVLGNILGTIKENYFDEIIKNSNLHLETFRPPNPLKSRILERFIRD, from the exons ATGATGAACAAAACTAAGAAGTATGAAGTGGGTAAAGggaaagaggaagaagaagccAAGCAAAAGAAGTTTAAGGTTATATTGAACAAGCTCACTCCCCAGAATTTTGAAAAACTGTTTGAGCAAGTAAAATCTGTTAATATTGATAATGCTGGCACACTTCGCGGTCTTGTTGCACAGATCTTTGACAAAGTTCTTATGGAGCCTACTTTCTGTGAGATGTATGCTAACTTTTGCTTTCACCTTCATGGAGAGTTACCTGATTTTAGTGAAGGTGATAAGAAGATTACTTTTAGGAGATTACTTATCAATAAGTGCCAGGAGGAATTTGAGAGAGGAGAAAGAGAGCAAGAGGAAGCCAACAAAGCTGATGAGGAGGGCGAGGAAAATCTATCGGAAGAGGAAAGAGCAGAGAAGAGGATTAAGACAAGGAGACGAAAGTTGGGTAATATCAGGTTGATTGGGGAGCTGTACAAGAAGAAAATGTTGACTGAAAGAATAATGCATGAGTGCATTAAAAAACTGTTGGGACAACAAGAGACTCCTGATGAAGAAGATCTTGAAGCTTTATGTGTGCTGATGAGCACAATTGGGGAGATCATTGACCATCAAAAATGCAAGGAGCTTATGGATGCATATTTTGATTGGATGAAAACTTTATCAAATAATACAAAGCTATCATCTATGGTTAGATTCATGCTGAAGGATGCAATTGATCTTAGAAATAATAAATGGCAGCCGAGGAGTAGAGTTGAAGTGGCTAAAATTAGAGATGAGGAAGAAGGGGCTAAGCAGAGGCATTTGAGGGCTATATTAAACAAACTAACTCCTACAAAATTTAGCAAATTGTTTAAACAAGTGATACATGTTGACATGGATAATGCTAAGACACTTCTCGGTCTTGTAGGACAAATCCTTGATAGAGCCCCCGTAGAGCCTATTTTTTGCGAGCTGTATGCTAACTTCTGCTATCGGCTTTCACTAGAGTTGCCTCATTTTAGTCAAGAAAATGAGAACATATCTTTTAAAAGGTTACTTGCCATCAAGTGTCAAAAGGAGTTTGAGAAAGGAGAAAGAGTAAGGGAAGAAGTCAATATGGATGATGATGAGGAGAGAGAAGTAAAACAATCTAAAGAGGAAAGAGAGGAGAATGTAATTAAGGCGAAGAGACGTATGTTGGGTCATGTCAAGTTTGTTGGGGAGCTGTACAAGAAGAACATGTTGACTGAGAGAGTAATGCATCACTGCATTAGAAAACTGCTGCATCAACACCGGACTCCACATGAGGAAAGTCTTGAAGCATTGTGCTTACTGATAAGCACAATAGGGGAGATCATTGACCATCCAAAATCAAAGACATATATTGATGAATATTTGGAAAAGATGGAAactttatcaaataatattgaacTGCCATTTAGGATTAGGTTCATGTTGAAGGACATCATTGATCTCAGAAAGAATAAATGGCAACAAAGGAGGAGTGTTGAAGGGCCAAAGGAAATTCACTATCGAAAGGCAAAATCGTTCTCTCCCAGTTCTCAGTTAGGCAGTCAGAATGTTCATTTAGATGTGGGAAAGCCTTTTGAGGCCATGACATTATCAGCTCCCTTAACTCAAAGACCACTTTGGGGTGATGCTTCTAGAGTAGAGACCAGTAGAGGATCACTTTCACCATCATTTTCTTTGCTGACTGATAGAAATAGTCCAAGGAAGGATCTCATTCCGAGGATGTGGCTCGAAGAACTGCAAGAGAAGACAAAGGCAGCTATTAAAGAATTTTACAG TGCTCGGGATGTGGAGGAAGTTACTCAATGCATTAAAGAGTTAAACTCCCCAAGCTTCCACCCAACAATGGTATTTATTTGGATCACAGACTCTTTTGAGGAAAAGGGGATGGAGAGAGATCTTCTAGCGAAACTCCTTGTCACTCTTACCATGTCTCATGGCGATACTTTGAGTCGATCACATCTCATTAAAGG GCTTGAATTTGTTTTGGCAACTTTGGAGGATACCATAATTGATGACCCTAAAGCACCAGAGTACCTTGGTCAAATATTAGCCAAAATGATCATGGCAAATGTGGTTTCATTAGGAGAGATTGGTCAGTTAATACACAAAGGTGGAGAGAAGCCAGGCAGCCTTGTAAACACTGGCATTGCAGCTGATGTTCTTGGAAATATCTTGGGGACTATCAAAGAAAACTATTTCGACGAGATTATCAAAAACTCTAATCTGCATTTGGAGACATTCCGACCACCTAATCCTCTAAAATCAAGGATATTAGAGAGGTTTATCCGGGATTGA
- the LOC115710345 gene encoding metacaspase-1, which yields MNPMMLVNCAGCRTPLQLPPGAPSIRCTLCHAITYIADPRAAPPAQPSSTSLYAPQPRPPAHAPPPPSPYGHAPPGPPPNAHGRKRAVICGISYKFSRHELKGCINDAKCMKYLLINKFKFPPESILMLTEEETDPYRIPTKHNIRMALFWLLQGCQAGDSLVFHYSGHGSRQRNYNGDEVDGYDETLCPLDFETQGMIVDDEINTSIVKPLPHGVKLHAIIDACHSGTVLDLPFLCRMNRSGQYVWEDHRPRSGVQKGTSGGEVISISGCDDHQTSADTSALSKITSTGAMTYCFIQAIERGQGSTYGSILNSMRSTIRNTGSGGGGIGGGGDVVTTLIGMLLTGGSAGGGLRQEPQLTSCQPFDVYARPFSL from the exons ATGAATCCTATGATGCTGGTCAACTGCGCCGGCTGTCGTACTCCGCTTCAGCTACCGCCGGGAGCCCCATCCATACGCTGTACCCTCTGCCACGCCATCACTTACATCGCCGATCCACGCGCCGCTCCTCCTGCTCAACCATCGTCAACCTCACTTTACGCGCCGCAGCCTCGTCCACCGGCCCACGCGCCTCCTCCCCCGTCTCCGTATGGACACGCGCCTCCGGGACCTCCCCCGAACGCGCATGGGCGCAAAAGGGCTGTGATTTGTGGGATTTCGTACAAGTTCTCGAGGCACGAACTCAAGGGGTGCATCAACGACGCCAAGTGCATGAAGTACCTGCTGATCAACAAGTTTAAGTTTCCTCCGGAATCTATTCTCATGCTCACAG AAGAAGAAACTGATCCATACAGGATTCCAACTAAACATAACATTAGGATGGCTTTATTCTGGCTATTACAAGGATGTCAGGCGGGTGACTCCTTGGTATTTCACTACTCTGGTCATGGGTCACGGCAGAGAAACTACAATGGCGATGAAGTTGATGGATACGATGAAACTCTGTGCCCCCTAGACTTTGAAACTCAGGGTATGATTGTTGATGATGAGATCAATACATCAATTGTTAAACCTCTTCCCCATGGAGTTAAGCTTCATGCAATAATAGATGCTTGCCATAGTGGCACTGTACTAGATTTGCCATTCCTCTGCAGAATGAACAG GAGTGGACAGTATGTATGGGAGGATCATCGGCCTAGATCAGGTGTGCAGAAAGGAACAAGTGGTGGAGAAGTTATTTCTATCAGTGGTTGCGATGATCATCAAACCTCAGCTGATACATCT GCCTTATCAAAGATCACATCAACTGGTGCTATGACTTATTGCTTTATCCAAGCCATCGAGCGTGGACAGGGGAGCACATATGGGAGCATACTGAATTCCATGCGATCTACCATTCGGAATACAGGTAGTGGTGGGGGCGGGATTGGCGGTGGCGGTGATGTTGTTACAACTCTTATTGGCATGCTTTTGACAGGAGGCAGTGCTGGTGGTGGGCTAAGACAG GAGCCCCAGTTAACTTCCTGTCAGCCATTTGATGTGTATGCAAGACCTTTCTCCCTTTGA
- the LOC115710348 gene encoding large ribosomal subunit protein eL43 isoform X2 has protein sequence MTKRTKKAGIVGKYGTRYGASLRKQIKKMEVSQHSKYFCEFCGKYAVKRKAVGIWGCKDCGKVKAGGAYTLNTASAVTVRSTIRRLREQTES, from the exons ATG ACGAAGAGAACCAAGAAGGCCGGTATTGTTGGGAAATATG GTACCCGTTATGGTGCTAGTTTGAGGAAGCAGATTAAGAAGATGGAAGTCAGTCAGCACAGCAAGTACTTCTGCGAGTTTTGCGGAAAG TATGCAGTGAAGAGGAAGGCTGTTGGAATTTGGGGCTGCAAAGACTGCGGCAAAGTTAAAGCCGGAGGAGCCTACACCCTCAA TACCGCAAGTGCTGTTACGGTCAGGAGCACCATCAGAAGGCTCAGGGAGCAGACTGAGAGCTAG
- the LOC115710348 gene encoding large ribosomal subunit protein eL43 isoform X1 has protein sequence MQTKRTKKAGIVGKYGTRYGASLRKQIKKMEVSQHSKYFCEFCGKYAVKRKAVGIWGCKDCGKVKAGGAYTLNTASAVTVRSTIRRLREQTES, from the exons ATGCAGACGAAGAGAACCAAGAAGGCCGGTATTGTTGGGAAATATG GTACCCGTTATGGTGCTAGTTTGAGGAAGCAGATTAAGAAGATGGAAGTCAGTCAGCACAGCAAGTACTTCTGCGAGTTTTGCGGAAAG TATGCAGTGAAGAGGAAGGCTGTTGGAATTTGGGGCTGCAAAGACTGCGGCAAAGTTAAAGCCGGAGGAGCCTACACCCTCAA TACCGCAAGTGCTGTTACGGTCAGGAGCACCATCAGAAGGCTCAGGGAGCAGACTGAGAGCTAG